In Capsicum annuum cultivar UCD-10X-F1 chromosome 7, UCD10Xv1.1, whole genome shotgun sequence, one genomic interval encodes:
- the LOC124885708 gene encoding uncharacterized protein LOC124885708, which yields MENSDWCEQIKFHLGVLDLDVALYSEKPTAIIEANSDEEKPYYKNWDCYNRLGLMFMQMNIAGNIKTTLPKTESAKELLKLMEVSSQAADKSFAGTLIGTLTTMKFDGSRTMHEHIIEMTNIAARLKLLGMEVEQNFLVQFIINLLPSEYGPFQMNYNTMKDK from the exons ATggagaattcag ATTGGTGCGAACAGATCAAATTCCATCTTGGggttttagatcttgatgttgCACTTTACTCTGAAAAGCCAACTGCTATTATTGAAGCTAACAGTGATGAAGAAAAGCCCTATTATAAGAACTGGGATTGTTATAACAGATTAGGCTTAATGTTTATGCAAATGAATATTGCGGGCAACATTAAGACTACTCTTCCCAAAACTGAAAGTGCAAAAGAACTTTTGAAACTTATGGAAGTGTCTTCCCAAGCTGCTGATAAGTCTTTTGCTGGGACACTAATAGGTACTTTAACCACCATGAAATTTGATGGTTCacgtactatgcatgagcatATCATTGAAATGACAAACATAGCAGCAAGACTTAAGTTATTGGGAATGGAAGTGGAACAGAATTTCCTTGTGCAGTTCATTATCAACTTATTACCGTCTGAGTATGgtcctttccaaatgaactacaaCACCATGAAAGACAAATAG